Proteins from a genomic interval of Streptococcus oralis:
- a CDS encoding SIALI-17 repeat-containing surface protein produces MDRHFFEKRCHYSIRKFAIGAASVMIGASIFGANMVQAAETAAPSETEGSITHVQALDKLPDDLSDVLKKADAEAATEASREETPATDEGSNPTSNEEAKPDISPASPKPAETPKPVETPKADNKPAETATPAAKPAEKQIEDREDVNHLEGATAQASNHETGTNFTADKAIDGDDNTRWATDKDVPKPTFELTLPKTTLIKHVEIDWDRRLRNGQNDPNIKSWSLYYAGQEDVGANGEKQWKLAHTKTGDPVLDEKVDLAESIKAKYLKLEVNDYQAGTMNWRNVGIQEIRAYSNVPDHSKVTDIRQVTELTVAEDGQSLVLPTLPGKVSLIGSNKQGVIDLQNHIYKPLTDQRVKVMVQQIRDSHTFTKEFEVVIKGLHQDEGVGVKPKVAPAVQQWYGKEGQSSITSDTVLATGDSGFDQAATFYQSDLASRGLELATGDKQAQKRIEFKKVENKGYGKEGYGITIQNDVITIEAATNTGAFYATRTLLQMGESNLQNGEIRDFPSFSHRGFMLDTGRKFIPYDTLVDIMLNMAYYKMNDLQLHLNDNYIFLKEHLAGKNLSPEEQLKYVLEHAKTGFRVETDIVGKNGQKLTSDEHYTKEEMQNLIKLAKALHINLVPEIDTPGHALSFVKVRPDLMYQGSLSDYAGKHNVERVAMLDLDNKYDETLAFVKSVYDKLLDGPDAPLHGVSTVHIGTDEYYGSRESYRRYVNDLIKYIKGKGYTPRIWGSLSAKRGKTAVDWNGVEVDIWSIGWQRPNEAIAQGAKIINITDVPTYSVPSGSNSQAAYGDYANYERQYNSWTPNDFRTGGGPLLPASHPSILGGGHAVWNDNIDLHETGLTSYDIFKRFFKSMQTTAERTWGSDRAAATFAERTLPTSPYAPQSNPDKEIDQSDLFTINSETVKNYASKKVKTSEQGLAFEKDSSIEGLAGDVGPSHVLKFDVTVTGDGEQTFSTSGDNRIYLADKDGYLAYQFEQFHIQFNKKLEKNKRYQISIVTKPQSTEVYVDGEKIERIANPAHPRFAHNSLVLPLESIGGFKGILHSAELSDKPFVNPRLISNDKITATASSQQLPGNATEGAVEKAFDNDSNTFWHTKWTGDTAPYTLTMTLKEAEKVNGLTYLPRPGGGNGVVTRYEIYAQKDGQMVKVSEGNWDNNAQEKTVNFAAVHTNKIELKVLEGVGGFASAAEVHLLKPVKEEQETPVPSQPEKPTTPEKPKVEQTGDGTVELADQFTASKPASEDSIAAASKSADYLKKEYKVFPTPQKVTYGEGVTALRKQVNLVMGDQLDIYTRNRLKSVLQDNQVSYTTGKAAIAGATNIYLGVHGQGSQAEQNLSKVSAGLFDKIDAYVLSIKDNSISIVGKDTDAVFYGLTTLKHMLKESQVPVLRNVTVEDYAELKNRGFIEGYYGNPWSNADRAELMRFGGDLKLNQYFFAPKDDPYHNKKWRELYPEEKLAEIRELARVGNQSKTRYVWTIHPFMNNRIRFGNEAHYQEDLATIKAKFTQLMKVGVREFGILADDAPSPVGGYNSYNRLMQDMTKWLTEMQGTYSGLRKEMIFVPGQYWGNGREDELKSLNENLPSSTSMTLTGGKIWGEVSENFLSTLKNNLTAGGKTYRPVSLWINWPVTDNSKQHLILGGGEKFLHPNVDPSLLSGIMLNPMQQSEPSKIALFSGAQYSWKQWKSEEEAKKINDIAFNFVENGHFEDSKVSAAFRELGKHMINQNMDGRVVKLEESVDLAPKLTDFMTKLKAGQDVTAERAALRAEFAKIKEAAELYKASGDKKMVAQIHYWLDNAIDQMNALDAFLTGTEAMATNDAAKLWDSYYKGLKFYEQSQTHTFHYVDHMEKAELGVQHIRPFILSLKEVLASEVQKVLHPDQIISTFITNRTGVEGGLAEVTDGDLATHAIIKSPNSIKTGDYIGMKFNKPIAIQTLTFAMGTQANPRDTFSKAEVQYQDENDNWVTLKEPSYVGNESLLKFENLNIKAKAVRMIATEDRGNTWFAVQEIAVNRPVEKARSQQATTVSLSPNLVYKLNTSARQITDGKDNTEAMMANADGSNTTPVDAWAQLDLGEVKSVTKVRLRQGTGDKLAAGVLEYSTDGTAWQELDRLSGEQTKEVTRAINARYIRVRNTKALDLWWRIQDFSVETRSGNSELTDTNVDALKETPVVDSLGHYELQIPAGTKLPAHSYLGMKLDRIHQVKSIQLQGQANPALSLEYSANAQEWTPASQLTDRSVASHLVRYVRLVNKTDQEQAVTATSLLVTTKEVQPTKLESTTMGIHPTYGSNDVRKLNNLDQLFDGVYNNFVEFSDYARKDGHVTLKLGSERTIKKIRAYIQDGTQNYLRDGKIQVSQDGKTWTDVVTVGDGVANSQHDDSLTDGWTHDSKMPGNRYIEGELTTPVKANYLRVLYTADYDARFVGFTELVINDGEFVKPINDPTVEGNGGESQGNLYNNLVDGKVLTSYKSEKDKGELVYHLSEPTKANHLRLVSSLPEGAKARILARTLKDGQDSWTDLGAITSSLQTFAIRNGGSLLDVKLVWEGGKAEFYELASFYQELTEESVQSSKGEEQPPVLEVPEFTGGVNAVEAAVHEVPEYTGPLGTVGDQPAPTVEQPEFTGGVNAVEAAVHEVPEYTGSLSTVGDQPAPTVEQPEFTGGVNAVEAAVHEVPEYTGPLSTVGDQAAPTVEKPEFKLSSLASDQGKTPDYKQEIARPETAEQILPATGESQSDSALFLAGVSLALSALFVAKTKKD; encoded by the coding sequence ATGGATAGACATTTTTTTGAGAAACGCTGTCACTATAGTATAAGAAAATTTGCAATCGGTGCAGCCTCCGTTATGATTGGTGCTAGTATCTTTGGCGCCAATATGGTTCAGGCGGCAGAAACAGCAGCGCCTTCAGAAACAGAGGGAAGCATTACCCATGTTCAAGCACTGGATAAGTTACCCGATGATTTATCCGATGTGCTTAAAAAGGCGGATGCAGAAGCTGCAACAGAAGCAAGTCGTGAGGAGACTCCAGCGACTGACGAAGGAAGCAATCCTACATCAAATGAAGAGGCAAAACCAGATATAAGTCCTGCAAGTCCCAAGCCTGCAGAAACGCCGAAACCGGTTGAAACACCAAAGGCAGACAATAAACCAGCTGAAACTGCTACGCCAGCAGCAAAACCAGCTGAAAAGCAAATTGAAGATAGAGAAGATGTCAACCATCTCGAAGGTGCTACTGCCCAGGCAAGCAACCATGAGACTGGAACCAACTTTACTGCAGATAAGGCTATTGATGGAGATGACAATACCCGTTGGGCTACGGACAAAGATGTACCAAAACCAACTTTTGAACTAACTCTGCCAAAGACTACCTTGATCAAACATGTAGAAATTGACTGGGATCGTCGTCTTCGTAATGGGCAAAATGACCCCAATATCAAATCTTGGAGTCTCTATTACGCAGGCCAAGAAGATGTGGGCGCTAATGGAGAAAAGCAATGGAAACTCGCTCATACTAAAACTGGAGATCCTGTTTTAGATGAGAAAGTAGATCTAGCTGAAAGTATCAAAGCTAAGTACCTCAAATTGGAGGTCAATGATTACCAAGCGGGAACAATGAACTGGAGAAACGTTGGAATCCAAGAAATTCGAGCTTATTCTAACGTTCCGGACCATAGTAAGGTAACGGATATCCGCCAAGTAACCGAACTAACAGTAGCAGAAGATGGACAGTCTCTTGTCTTACCAACTTTACCAGGGAAAGTTAGCCTTATCGGTAGCAACAAGCAAGGTGTGATTGACCTTCAAAATCACATCTATAAGCCTTTGACAGATCAACGCGTCAAGGTCATGGTGCAGCAAATCAGAGACAGTCATACCTTTACCAAAGAGTTTGAAGTAGTCATCAAGGGGCTACATCAGGACGAAGGTGTGGGCGTGAAGCCAAAAGTAGCACCAGCTGTTCAACAATGGTATGGGAAAGAAGGCCAATCTTCTATCACTTCAGATACAGTCCTTGCGACGGGCGATTCTGGCTTTGATCAGGCTGCAACCTTCTATCAGTCAGACCTTGCCAGCCGTGGATTGGAACTAGCAACAGGTGACAAGCAAGCTCAAAAACGAATCGAATTTAAAAAGGTTGAAAACAAGGGTTACGGTAAGGAAGGCTACGGCATCACTATCCAAAATGATGTGATTACCATCGAAGCTGCCACAAACACAGGAGCCTTCTACGCCACTCGGACCCTTCTTCAAATGGGAGAAAGTAACCTCCAAAATGGCGAAATTCGTGATTTCCCAAGTTTCAGCCACCGTGGCTTTATGCTAGATACAGGTCGTAAATTTATCCCTTACGACACTCTTGTAGACATCATGCTCAACATGGCCTACTACAAGATGAACGACTTGCAGTTGCACCTCAACGATAACTATATCTTCCTAAAGGAACACTTGGCAGGTAAGAATTTAAGTCCAGAAGAACAACTCAAGTATGTCCTTGAACATGCCAAGACTGGTTTCCGTGTGGAGACAGACATTGTCGGTAAGAATGGTCAAAAATTGACATCAGATGAGCATTATACCAAGGAAGAAATGCAAAATCTGATTAAACTTGCCAAGGCCTTGCATATCAATCTAGTGCCAGAAATTGACACACCAGGTCACGCCTTGTCCTTTGTCAAAGTCCGCCCAGACCTCATGTATCAAGGTAGTTTGAGTGATTATGCTGGCAAACACAATGTTGAACGTGTTGCCATGCTAGACCTAGATAATAAATATGATGAAACGCTAGCTTTTGTCAAATCAGTTTATGATAAACTCCTCGATGGTCCAGATGCACCGCTTCATGGCGTGTCCACTGTTCATATCGGAACGGATGAATACTATGGCAGCAGAGAAAGTTATCGTCGCTATGTCAATGACCTTATCAAATACATTAAAGGAAAAGGTTATACCCCTCGTATCTGGGGCTCGCTCAGTGCGAAACGAGGTAAAACAGCGGTTGATTGGAACGGAGTAGAAGTTGATATCTGGAGTATTGGATGGCAACGACCAAATGAAGCCATTGCTCAGGGAGCTAAGATTATCAACATCACAGATGTGCCGACTTATAGTGTCCCAAGTGGAAGCAATAGTCAAGCAGCCTACGGGGACTATGCAAACTACGAACGCCAGTACAACAGCTGGACACCAAATGATTTTAGAACAGGTGGAGGTCCACTTCTACCAGCTTCTCATCCAAGTATCCTTGGTGGTGGTCACGCAGTTTGGAATGATAATATCGACCTTCATGAGACCGGTTTGACCTCTTATGATATCTTTAAACGCTTCTTCAAGAGCATGCAAACCACTGCAGAACGCACTTGGGGATCTGACCGTGCAGCTGCGACCTTTGCAGAACGCACCCTACCAACGAGTCCTTATGCGCCACAGTCAAATCCTGATAAAGAGATTGATCAAAGCGACTTGTTTACCATCAATTCTGAAACAGTCAAGAACTATGCAAGTAAGAAAGTGAAGACAAGTGAGCAGGGATTGGCTTTTGAGAAAGATAGCAGTATCGAAGGCTTGGCTGGTGATGTTGGTCCAAGTCATGTCTTGAAGTTTGATGTAACTGTCACTGGAGACGGGGAACAAACCTTCTCAACAAGTGGGGACAATCGTATCTATCTAGCTGATAAAGACGGCTACCTTGCTTACCAGTTTGAACAGTTCCATATCCAATTTAATAAAAAACTTGAAAAGAACAAACGTTATCAAATCTCCATCGTGACTAAACCACAGTCAACCGAAGTCTATGTGGATGGTGAAAAGATTGAGCGTATTGCAAATCCAGCCCACCCTCGCTTTGCCCACAATAGCTTGGTTCTACCGCTTGAAAGCATCGGTGGTTTCAAAGGAATCTTGCATAGTGCAGAGTTGTCAGATAAACCATTTGTAAATCCTCGCTTGATTTCAAATGATAAGATTACTGCAACCGCAAGCAGTCAGCAACTTCCAGGAAACGCGACTGAAGGCGCTGTTGAAAAGGCCTTTGACAATGATTCAAATACCTTCTGGCATACTAAATGGACTGGTGACACTGCGCCATACACCCTTACTATGACCTTGAAAGAAGCAGAAAAAGTCAATGGTTTGACCTATCTCCCACGCCCAGGTGGTGGAAATGGTGTCGTGACGCGCTACGAAATCTACGCACAAAAAGATGGCCAAATGGTCAAGGTTTCAGAAGGAAACTGGGACAACAACGCCCAAGAAAAAACAGTCAACTTTGCGGCGGTGCATACCAACAAGATTGAGTTGAAAGTATTGGAAGGCGTTGGTGGCTTTGCAAGTGCAGCTGAAGTTCATCTATTGAAACCTGTTAAAGAAGAGCAAGAAACGCCTGTACCAAGTCAACCAGAAAAACCAACTACACCAGAAAAACCAAAAGTAGAGCAAACAGGCGATGGAACAGTTGAATTGGCAGATCAATTCACTGCAAGTAAACCAGCTAGCGAAGACAGCATTGCAGCTGCCAGCAAGAGCGCAGACTATCTTAAGAAAGAGTACAAGGTCTTCCCAACGCCACAAAAAGTGACTTATGGCGAAGGTGTCACAGCTCTTCGCAAGCAAGTCAATCTGGTCATGGGCGATCAACTTGATATTTATACTCGCAATCGCTTGAAGAGTGTCTTGCAGGACAATCAAGTATCTTATACAACTGGTAAGGCAGCAATCGCTGGCGCAACCAATATCTATCTTGGAGTGCATGGACAAGGTTCACAAGCAGAGCAAAACTTGTCTAAGGTTTCAGCAGGTCTCTTTGACAAGATCGACGCCTATGTCTTGAGCATCAAGGATAATTCGATTTCCATCGTCGGAAAAGACACAGATGCAGTCTTCTATGGTTTAACAACCTTGAAACACATGCTCAAGGAAAGCCAAGTACCAGTCCTTCGCAATGTGACAGTAGAAGATTACGCAGAGCTCAAGAACCGTGGTTTCATCGAAGGTTACTATGGAAATCCATGGTCGAATGCCGATCGTGCAGAGCTCATGCGTTTTGGTGGCGATTTGAAATTGAACCAATACTTCTTTGCACCAAAAGATGATCCATACCACAACAAGAAATGGCGTGAACTCTATCCAGAAGAAAAACTAGCTGAAATCCGTGAACTTGCTCGTGTCGGAAATCAAAGTAAAACACGCTATGTCTGGACTATCCATCCATTCATGAACAACCGCATCCGCTTTGGCAATGAAGCGCATTACCAAGAAGATTTGGCAACCATCAAGGCCAAATTTACCCAGCTGATGAAAGTGGGTGTCCGCGAATTTGGCATCCTTGCAGATGATGCTCCAAGCCCTGTCGGAGGCTACAATAGCTACAACCGCTTGATGCAAGATATGACCAAGTGGTTGACTGAAATGCAGGGAACCTACAGCGGTCTTCGCAAAGAAATGATCTTTGTTCCTGGCCAGTATTGGGGTAATGGACGTGAGGATGAGTTGAAATCCCTCAATGAAAATCTCCCAAGTTCAACATCCATGACCTTGACGGGTGGTAAGATTTGGGGCGAAGTCTCTGAAAACTTCCTTTCAACTCTCAAAAACAATCTAACTGCAGGTGGCAAGACCTATCGCCCAGTTTCACTTTGGATTAACTGGCCTGTAACAGATAACTCTAAACAACACTTGATTCTAGGTGGTGGTGAGAAATTCCTTCATCCAAATGTGGATCCAAGCTTGCTATCTGGTATCATGTTGAACCCAATGCAACAGTCTGAGCCATCTAAGATTGCCCTCTTTTCAGGAGCTCAATACTCATGGAAACAGTGGAAATCAGAAGAAGAAGCTAAGAAAATCAATGACATTGCCTTCAACTTTGTTGAAAATGGTCATTTTGAAGATAGCAAGGTATCAGCAGCCTTCCGCGAACTTGGTAAACATATGATCAACCAAAACATGGATGGCCGTGTCGTTAAATTAGAAGAATCTGTAGACTTAGCTCCAAAATTGACAGACTTCATGACCAAGCTCAAAGCAGGTCAGGATGTGACTGCTGAACGTGCAGCCTTGCGAGCTGAATTTGCCAAAATTAAAGAAGCAGCCGAACTTTACAAAGCATCAGGCGATAAAAAAATGGTCGCTCAAATCCACTATTGGTTGGATAATGCAATCGACCAAATGAATGCCCTCGATGCCTTCCTTACAGGAACAGAAGCCATGGCTACAAACGATGCTGCTAAGCTTTGGGACAGCTATTATAAAGGCTTGAAGTTCTACGAACAGTCTCAAACTCATACCTTCCATTATGTAGACCATATGGAAAAGGCTGAATTGGGTGTTCAACACATTCGTCCATTTATCCTATCCCTGAAAGAAGTTCTAGCTTCTGAAGTTCAAAAAGTCTTGCACCCAGATCAAATCATCAGCACCTTTATTACTAATCGAACAGGTGTAGAAGGTGGTTTGGCAGAAGTAACGGATGGTGACTTGGCAACCCATGCGATTATTAAATCACCAAATAGCATCAAGACAGGTGATTATATTGGTATGAAGTTCAACAAGCCAATAGCAATCCAAACCTTGACCTTTGCTATGGGAACGCAGGCTAATCCACGTGATACCTTTAGTAAGGCAGAAGTGCAGTATCAAGATGAAAATGACAACTGGGTAACCTTGAAAGAGCCAAGCTATGTCGGAAATGAATCCCTTCTTAAGTTTGAAAATCTTAATATCAAGGCTAAAGCAGTTCGTATGATTGCGACAGAAGACCGAGGGAACACTTGGTTTGCAGTTCAGGAAATTGCAGTTAATCGTCCAGTTGAAAAAGCTCGTAGCCAACAAGCAACGACAGTTAGTCTGAGCCCAAACTTAGTCTACAAACTAAATACCTCAGCCCGTCAAATCACTGATGGCAAGGACAATACAGAAGCCATGATGGCAAACGCTGATGGTAGCAATACCACTCCAGTAGATGCCTGGGCACAACTTGACCTCGGTGAAGTCAAGTCAGTCACTAAAGTTCGCCTTCGTCAAGGAACAGGTGATAAACTTGCTGCAGGTGTGCTTGAGTATTCTACAGATGGAACTGCATGGCAAGAGTTGGATCGCCTATCAGGTGAGCAAACCAAGGAAGTGACTAGAGCTATCAATGCTCGTTATATCCGAGTACGCAATACTAAGGCACTCGACCTTTGGTGGCGTATCCAAGACTTCTCTGTTGAGACACGCTCTGGAAACAGTGAGTTAACGGACACAAACGTCGATGCCTTGAAGGAAACGCCGGTAGTGGATAGCTTGGGACATTATGAGCTTCAAATTCCAGCTGGAACCAAACTCCCTGCCCATAGCTATCTAGGTATGAAACTTGACCGTATCCATCAGGTCAAGAGCATCCAGCTCCAAGGTCAAGCCAACCCAGCTCTTAGCCTAGAGTATTCAGCAAATGCGCAAGAATGGACGCCAGCTAGCCAGTTGACTGATAGATCTGTAGCAAGCCACTTGGTACGTTATGTGCGTCTAGTCAACAAAACAGATCAGGAACAAGCTGTTACAGCTACTTCTCTCCTTGTGACGACTAAAGAAGTGCAACCAACCAAACTAGAATCTACAACTATGGGCATTCATCCAACATACGGAAGCAATGATGTTCGTAAACTGAACAACCTAGATCAATTATTTGATGGTGTTTATAACAACTTCGTTGAGTTTTCAGACTATGCTCGTAAAGATGGCCATGTGACCTTGAAACTTGGCAGCGAACGAACTATCAAGAAGATTAGAGCTTACATCCAAGACGGAACTCAAAACTATCTTCGTGATGGTAAGATTCAAGTCAGCCAAGACGGTAAAACTTGGACTGATGTCGTTACAGTAGGAGATGGTGTGGCCAATAGCCAACACGATGATTCATTGACAGATGGTTGGACACATGATTCTAAGATGCCAGGAAATCGCTACATCGAGGGTGAATTGACGACTCCAGTCAAAGCCAACTATCTCCGTGTCCTCTATACAGCGGATTATGATGCCCGTTTTGTAGGATTTACAGAATTGGTCATCAACGACGGTGAATTTGTCAAACCGATTAATGATCCAACAGTAGAAGGAAACGGTGGAGAAAGCCAAGGCAACCTTTATAATAATCTTGTAGACGGCAAAGTCTTGACCAGCTACAAGTCTGAAAAAGACAAGGGCGAATTGGTGTATCACTTGTCTGAACCAACCAAAGCTAACCATCTTCGTCTCGTTTCCAGTCTTCCTGAAGGAGCGAAAGCACGTATTCTTGCTAGAACACTCAAGGATGGTCAAGACAGCTGGACAGACCTCGGTGCCATTACATCTAGTCTCCAAACTTTTGCTATCCGAAATGGTGGCTCTCTTCTAGACGTCAAATTAGTCTGGGAAGGCGGCAAGGCTGAGTTTTATGAATTGGCGAGCTTCTATCAAGAATTAACAGAAGAATCGGTTCAATCAAGCAAGGGTGAAGAGCAACCACCAGTTCTGGAGGTTCCTGAATTCACAGGTGGTGTCAATGCGGTTGAAGCGGCAGTGCATGAGGTACCAGAATACACAGGCCCACTTGGAACAGTAGGAGATCAGCCAGCACCGACAGTTGAGCAACCAGAGTTTACAGGTGGTGTGAACGCGGTAGAAGCAGCAGTACATGAAGTACCAGAGTACACAGGTTCACTTAGTACAGTAGGAGATCAGCCAGCACCGACAGTTGAGCAACCAGAGTTTACAGGTGGTGTGAACGCGGTAGAAGCAGCAGTACATGAAGTACCAGAGTACACAGGACCATTATCGACAGTAGGCGATCAAGCCGCTCCAACTGTAGAGAAACCTGAGTTTAAACTTAGCTCTTTAGCTTCCGATCAAGGTAAGACGCCAGATTATAAGCAAGAAATAGCTAGACCAGAAACAGCTGAACAAATCTTGCCAGCAACTGGTGAGAGTCAATCTGATTCGGCCCTCTTCCTAGCAGGTGTTAGCCTAGCCCTATCCGCTCTCTTTGTAGCAAAAACAAAGAAAGACTAG